The Acidobacteriota bacterium genomic sequence ACGTCCTGCATGAACTCGGTAGCAACGCCCGAGTCCCGCGAGCCCACCAGCCAGGACACCATCAGCTTCGAGTCCGCGCAGAGCGCCGTCCAGGTCCACACGTCGCCTACGCCGAACTCGCCCTTCATCTCCTGCGGCACGTTCTTGGCCTTGGCGTACACGAAGCTCCAGATCTCATCCGCCTGCACCCGCTTGCACGGCAGCTCCCGCAGGTGCTCGTCCTGGTAGGCCGCGCACGCCTCGCCCAGGTCTACCAGCAGCTTCGTGATGGTGTTCCGGGACACGCCCACCATGCGGGCGGTAGAACGGATCGAGCAGCCCTCAGTCAGGGCCGACACGATAGCGACGCGCTTTGCGGTAGGGAGGACGTTTGCCATAACTGACATTATGCTTGAACGAGCTAGCAATGTCAAATTCAGATAGAGTTGAGGTTTGATAGCTACAACGCTGAGAGTAAACTTAGAGGTAAACTCTTGACCGATATTAACTCAGGGGTTAATGTGTGCCTAGTGAGGATTGGGCGGCCTGCGCCTGACGCAGTCTGGACCGTCTCGGAAATGGATGGCATTGGAGGCGAGGGCATTCAGTCGGAACTTGCCTCCGCGGATCCGGCGGACATCAATGCCAGCTCTATGCTCGCGCTTCTGGAGAAAGGCGTGCCGGACAATGGCCCCAACTTCAGTAACATCACAAGGTGTCGCCCCCTTGAGGACGGGATATTTGAGTTCAAGGATGGATCGGTGAGAG encodes the following:
- a CDS encoding IS1 family transposase, yielding MANVLPTAKRVAIVSALTEGCSIRSTARMVGVSRNTITKLLVDLGEACAAYQDEHLRELPCKRVQADEIWSFVYAKAKNVPQEMKGEFGVGDVWTWTALCADSKLMVSWLVGSRDSGVATEFMQDVAGRLSNRVQLTTDGHRPYLEAVEDAFGADVDYAMLQKLYGS
- a CDS encoding type II toxin-antitoxin system RelE/ParE family toxin, with translation MTDINSGVNVCLVRIGRPAPDAVWTVSEMDGIGGEGIQSELASADPADINASSMLALLEKGVPDNGPNFSNITRCRPLEDGIFEFKDGSVRVLWFYDEGDPKIRRHIICTHLFRKQGRKTPRREIKKAKKRRSLYLKAKAERRLRLPQSGVLQFRREKK